The DNA segment ATCTTGCAAATTTTCATCCATATTATGGTATGGTCGCTCAGCAGTCCCAGATGAACTAGAAGAGGGTTCATCCTTCGGGCTAACTTGGtttaacttttgctcaacaaaagCACTGCTGATTCCATTCGCAGGTAAAGATCGAACTGCATAGGCAAAATATAAAATGTcggattaatttaaaaaaaaaaaaaaaagaatagcaCTAgctgtaatattttttttttaaaaaaaagggaATCAGTGATAATGATTAGATGATATAATGTTCTAGATAAGACTTGCCATTAAAAAGGTAAGACCATACCAGAAGTAACAGGAATTTCTGCACCTTTACGAGCTATACTGCTGGTTGATCTTGATAAGCTACCCAATTTTCCATCAGATTGTGAAGCATTTGACTCTTTATTGTTGCTTGTAGTTGATACCATGACACTATCACCATGAGGTGTGAGCTTTTGACTGACCTTAGGCACAGAGATATTAGAACTATTTGTCACTGAAACTCCCATAGGACGGCCCAATTTAGATGAACTTTTACTTTCAAATGCACTTTGTTCTTTCACTTGTTTTAATGCTTTTATATCCTGAGCCTGAGAAAATTTTGATGAAAGCATTTTAACTTTTGAATCAGTAGCATTGGAACGGACTGAGCTCACTGATCTAAATGACATGGATTTGCTTATCATCCTGGCAGTTCCCTCCTTAATATCAAGAGAACGATTTTCTCTACTGCCCTTCTGCTTTTGAGGAACCTCATCAACAAGTTTTACCTTTGATTTGgaaaaagtattgaatgaattggACTTCAATAGAGTACCTGTACAGAAAGAAGCAATGAAATGGTGCTTGCAATAATGAACATCAGAATGAGAAAACCATGACCTCCATCCAACTGATATACACTATGCCTTAAGTTGCACTAGGTGGATAAATTTAACCTTACAGGTTTTCATACAATAATTCACAACAATCCAACTTGAAGATATACTGCTTTATCCATATAAAATCATGCATATCAACTGGATATAAACGCAGACTCCATCTATGCCATAACATTTTCATTCATTGAACAATGGGTCGTTGGAAAACCCATTGCTACAAAATGGACCTGAAAATTTTGACGTATGACACATATGTAAAAAATATTTGATATGATAACCAGTTTGGAAAACTTGGAGCAGATATAAATTTACGTACTTTCCACATCCAACAGATATATACAAGCAATTAGAAAGCTATTTTCCATACCCTTGGGCGTCTGAATTCGTGGAACAATAGAAGAACGTGCAGTTTCCGGAGTATCAATACTGGAGTGATTGACAAAAGATGTTTGCTGAGCTGGATTTACTTTCCCTTTATCTAAGCCCTTGAAAGAACTATCCCGCAACAATGCAGCTGGTCTGCTGGGGCTGGATGACTTTGGTGATCCAAAAGTTGTTTCAATAGCCTGCCTTTTTGATGCTGACGCCACCTCCATTGTTTCTACATGTCTCTTGCCAGAACTGTGTGCACTTGCTTTGTTCATTCTTTTACCTTCAGAATCTGAACCTTCAAATCAATTTCACACAGAGTTAAAAATGCAAATGCTTGTGTGTCCAaaatgctgaaatttttataaatatggcATTTTCAGCCTATACATTTCGCTTTACCTTGCTTCTGGTTTTCAGTTTCCTCAGCTAATTTGCATTCTTCACACAACCAATCTCCTTCAGGAACTTTCTGAAGCATTTCTCGCATGCAATAGCTGATTGATAGCAACAGTCATGTTAAACTTGTATTAAGTATGGTTTATTTAATAGAACATGATAACAAACAAAAGTTGACAACAGAAGAAAACATAGATCAAAGGTCATATATGCTTACGTGTGTTCTGCACCATCACTGCATTTACTACATATAGCAAGCAAATCCTCCCGACCAGCATCCCCACAAATATCACATACTTTTACCTGTTTCAAGCAACTAAATGACTCCAGCAGAAGAGAAGAGAGACAATTctcatgaaaagaaaacaaccaaAAGAAAAAGAAGTCCTCAACATATTCTGAGAAAACACCCACATACAAGTTTGTGAATGATACAGGTATATATTGAAGTAACTGCAAGATAATACCCTTTTCTTCAACATGTTAATTTCAAAAACTTCCAATTCTATAAAGATATTTGATCCTTACCAGAACTCTAATTTTCATTGTAAGTACATTTGATCACATTAAAGTAATTCCATTCCACAGGAATGCATTTTCAATGATTAGTTCCTAGACCAACTTGAAAGCAGCCACCATGATGATTTAGATAAGGCAAAATTTCATACTTTCCCTACGACCTCAACAAAATTCCCCTTTGCTGATTGCcccaataaaatgcactaaaacaGGAGGAAAAAAGCATCATTTACCACCCAAAAAGAAGGCCTTTATAGAATAGATCTTTCAATCCAAAAACCACCAAGTTTTTGAAATCATTACCCCTTTACCAATCACCATTGTTAAACAAAATATGTCAAGTTGATACATGTAAGTTATATACATGCGAATATAGATATTAAACATAGATAGATAGCTTCACAAAACCCAAATGCAAAAGCACaacagaaaagaaaatacaaattcCAAAAACAATGGAAAATCACAGCTTGAGCTTCTGAAAATGCAATGAAAGTGAAATTACTCACATCATGTTCCTCAATTTCTGACTCATCACTTTCATCCCTGGATACAGATTGCAAACCAGGCTCCCGCATATCAGTTAATTCAACTGACtcatttgacttctcattttcttcaaCTTGGTTGGCACATTTAAAACCTTCATTCATTCGGTCTCCTCTATCTTTTTTAGTACCTTCTTCTACCTTTGTACAAACTTTACTTGAAACCTTGGAAGTATCAAACTTTGTATCTTCTTCCAACTGAGTTCCATTAGTGGTGGAGGATAGGCACCTGCTCTGGACCTTCAGTGAGCTACTGCCAGCATATACATCATTTGAAGGTATCTCTAATAACTCTGCCTTAGGAAAAATTAGTGCCTTTCCAGTTCCTTCCAAAAGTTGGCTTGAAACCTTAGAAGAATCAAACTTAGTATCTTCTTCAAAATCTCTTCCATCGGCAGTGGATGAGAGACACCTGCTCTGGACCTTCTGTGAGCTACTGCCAGCATATGCATCATTTGAAGGTGTCCCTAACAACTCTGACTTCGGCAAAATTAGTGCCTTTCCAGTTCCTTCTGCAAGTTGACTTGAAACCATAGAAGTACCTAACTTTCTATCTTCTTCCAACTCTGTTCCATTTGAGGTGGACAGACACCTGCTCTGGACATTCAGTGAGCTATTGCCAGCATATGCATCATTTGAAGGTGTCTCTAACAACTCTGACTCGGGCGAAATTGGTGCTTTTTCAGTTCCCTCTGATCCTAAACTACCAACTAAAGCTGAACTACATGATAAATTCTTCCTGTCTACGTTCCTGTTATGATGAATTACTGTTATACTTGCATCATTGGCTCTACTAACACATGATATGTTATCATCGTGCCCTTCTAACACTTTGGGATACTCATTCTTATTTGATGGAGTTATCTGATCCAAAATGCTCTGCGGTTTTGGAAAAAGTTGATCCACTACAACAGTTCCACCAAAGGACAATTTCGGAAGCATCTCAGACTCAACCGAGGCATCAACCATATCAGTACAATTTATGCTTGCTTTACTTTCCACATTTTCAGATAAAGAATCATGACTCGAATTGACACTAAGCAGGTTACTTGCTTCACTAGTGGTATGCTGTAAGCTGTCATATGCTCTATTTTTAAAAGGAAAAAGATCATCCTCATTGATAGAATTCTGACTTGTTGCAGTTTCATGAAAGGTTTCATCAGAAAATCCGTTGCCCTTTGATCCCATACAAGCAAGTTTAAGATGCATACAAGATGAACAAGGAGTGGAACACACGTTACAAGTCCCAGACTCTACCCTCGTACGAACCTTCCGTCTCATGGAACGCTTGCCTAATCTTTTCTCTGACTGCGATGGtaactagagagagagagagagagagagagagagagagagagagagaagtaaaAACAAGATATAAGAAAAAAAGTAAAAACAAGATATAAGAACTGAATTCACAACTTCCTGATGCCCAAAATCTTCCCTACGTAATTTTCAACATTAGAGTATTGctggtgtgagagagagagagagagagagagagagagagcaaaacCAATAAAACCaaacaattaaaaataaagtCAAAGCTAATAACAACAAACAAAGAAAACTATTAAGGATTAAATTGCCAAGAGATATCCAAGCAGCATTTTATAATATCATGCAATCACCATAAACATGGAGCATATGTAAAACGGTAGTGAACGGAAGTCATGGTGGGGGAACTGTGACGGTTGTGGCAGTGACAATCATGGCAACGGTAGGAGCCATGATGGTGGGTACTTTTCATCAACTTAATAAATTAAggagaatttttgaaaaaaaattgagaataaaCACTTAAAACTAAAAAAGTCATCAGATGCTTTTAAAGAATTAAGAGCTTAATATGATAAAACAAACTTAAATATCTAAGTTCTGaatattttcattttaagttagcaAACAACCCCAAGTGGCCAGAGCTTCGCTGAGTGTAGGTAGGTCAGACAAAGAAAATTTTCTCCCCAAGTTCTATTTAGCATAGAATGAATGAGAAAGATGTTCTTCAAGTGTTGGTTAACCATTGAACACAATAAGAAAATTAAATTCAGTAAATATTAACAACTTTGCTTAGTAGTGGCAACGTGCAATTTCTAAATTTATGCATTAATTTCATGCATCCCATCAGGAAGTTCAATTATCTTATAAGACAACATTACTTATTTATGTTTACGACTTATAATTGTAGGGCAATACTACATACTTACAATTCTTGAAACAATTAAATCATTTCCCAAATAAGGAAGATAGGATAAATACAATCCTATGGTTCTAATCATAATTTATCAGCAATAATCAAGAATATCTAGGGTAAACTCAGTTTATAGTTTGAATAGTTACACATAATGCATTCACACGAATTTCATAATTTAACTTTTTGATGCATTTTCTAAACTTTCAAGTAACTCTTCTAGAAATTTATACGCTAATTTTTCTCAATATTAATTGGATTCTCAATATAAAAGCACTAGAATGCAAACACACACTCTTTGTACCTTATCTTCCTCctattaattttgagtttttttgTCAAAAACATCCCATCTGTGTCTTCAACTTCTAATTCTTCCTCTTGCTCTTCAATTCCACAAACAGTTGTTTAATACTGAAAACCACAAGTTTTTTTCTTCAATTAAAGCCCAAACTACCGCTGATTTTCCTAATCAAATAAGCGCTTGCTAGAAACCTATTCCCTTTCTAACCTTGAAAGTTTTCATATTCCTCCATCTTGTTTCTCAACAAATCTGTCTTTTCCTCCAACATCTACTATAGCCAAATTCAAGCCTTAGCCCTGAAAATCCTTTCCCTATTATTTATCTGCTCCAGCCCTAGACCACCAATAAGCAAATGTGAAAAGTTCTCCAAATCTGTCTTCATCTCATATACTGATAGAAGATGCTATCCCATGTCATCTGCATCCCAAATCTAAAATTGCAATATGATGGCGTACATGCGTGCTTTAAAAGCAACAGTTCTCCACTAAATGCATGCAGATTCTCACACCGTTTCAATACCAATCACCTTCAGCCTTTAGTTTTTTCAGTTCAAAAattgtagagagagagagagagaagggatttttttttttttttttttttttgggagagAGGGGGAGAGAGGGGGGAGGGTGGTAGGTCACTCAAGTCAGTGGTGACAAGATGCTAGATTAACACCATCATAGAATTTCAACTCCAACAACATCCTTGCAAATATATGCCCACTCATGCATGCATCTGGATCTAAATATTGAATAAAACCACCATTTACTTGCCAACAAAAAGCTAAAGATATTGACGCTATTTTTGCATCATAGGCATTATTCTATAAAGCAAAAAAAAAAGCCATGGAATTTGTTCAGCTTCTccacttttaattaatttattaatatcctAGCAAGTAAGATTACCATGAAAAATTTGCTCAAAAACAAATGATCTCACACTGTATCTTCCCCTTTGGAAGCTAAGATTGTCTCAACCCCTGGTTTTGCAAAGAAGAACAGCTGACTTGACCAAGTTTATTACAAAGTTTAACTTGGCATACTACAAACAAGTTGTGGTACTCCCATACTCATAGGACTTCAAACAAATAGGGAAGTCCAAGCTCGATGTAGGAACTTGATTCAAATTATCCATGTGCCATTAGAATTTGAGTAGTTTAAGTCTACAGTTAGATTATATAGAACATCCAACATGACCTGAAAAACCTCTCATCTAACTAAAACTACAGCCCCAGAAGTTAAATTGTCAGCCAAACACCATTTTAAGCAACTTCGAAGAAGAATCACAAGGTATAAGTGGTAAAAACTTCATAGTCAATCTGCATATTCTAAGAAATCAACTGAGAAAGGGATTCACAAATGATAAACCCGTTGCAATACAAGCGGATTCATCCACTCATATTAGGTATAGAACATATAGCTGAGAGAACCCGTACTTGATCTCTACATTTTTATTCTATTTGATTTTTTATTCATAGTTTTTGGAGGGGAAAGTGAAGGGAAGAAGATAATTGAAGAGTAAAAGATATAGAAAGATGATAAGAACAACAGAATGCAAATTACCCTTTTTTGCTCACCATATTCTTCTCAATATCTTCTTCAGTTTCTTCTACTGGCCCTTGCATGCGAAAACTCCCTCTCAAGACTGAAGTGATCTAAAAAGCACACCAAAACTACATCAATTGCTACTCCATTACTACTAAAAGTAAATGAATCAATCTCCAGTTCCATCATCAAGtgcttaaataaaatttttttaaaaaaagtaccAATTCGACAATACCTAAATTCCACAAAACCGAAACTCCCaataactcaaatcaattcacCATGTAatccaataaaaataaatttcaaaacgaaaattaaaaaaaaaaaaaaaaaaaaaaaccctaattacatgccTTTGGTTCCCCAATCACCTCCGTCGCATTGTATAGCTCTTCCACGCCCCGTTCCCTTCGCCCGACTGCCATCCCCGCCACCACCGACACAATCCCCCGCAATCAAACAACATCAAATCCAAATTATTTCAATCACCATAAATTGCTCCAAATTTCTCCTTCCGCCTCCCAAATTGAACACGATTTATATCCCTGTAATCCTCTCCCTATCTAGGCTTTTCCCTTTTCTACAAAAAAAAACAACAAGAGCAAAAACCAGACGATATCCCTTTTACTACCCCTTACAAGAGGATCTGATATACAAATACACACAATCATACACCCCACACCcccttgtatatatatatatatatatagaaatacgtaatatttttaatattaattactactactattattatttattatttttccacGCTCTCTATGATCCGAAGAGAAATCATCAAATGCTCAGCTTAAGATAATCCATGAACGTAATCATCTTCTTGCTTTCTCTGCTTAAATTGCCTTGTCTATGGACcaacctctctccctctctctctatatatatgtaCACTGTAGTTATTTTCTCTCTCCAATAtttctttctctctctagaaTTAGATGAGTTTTTCTGATTTTCCTATCTCACTCCACATTATTTTCCTGGAAAATGAGTTCATTGTCTAGATTTACATTTTTAATGGAGGGTCTTCTCCCTTGGGTCAGCTATTACAATTTTAaaggatttttcttttttctttttatttttatttttttatttatttttttggtatttatttatttataattttaagccAATCACGAGAGCTTTCGTTGCACGTGTGCTAAAGAAAACTGTCTGTTGGCACGTGTGGTCCGTGATACGCAATCGGGTATTGACTCGGCCCGTTTGTGTGGTTAGCCTAGGCTCATAACGCGTGGTCGCTGCATCTCACTATCTTGCGCCAGTGGCgttatctttctttcttttcttaaaaaaaaaatctaatattttgtaatttataaatattattaattaccaattgatttcatattttatattttaaatatatatattttgaattttttcctactatataatttttttataaagaaaataaataattatttatgatGAAATATTAGATCATCATATTATTTTAGTgagaatttatttttataatattttattatttataattattcataattgaaataattttttaaaacaaaTATGGAAAGCAGTTACATCAAATTGCCCATTTGAGAACTAGTTAGGATTTTATGCGTCATTGGTATTTACATGACAAATTTGTTATTTAGGAAATaatattataagaaaataaagaaaataaacgtATATGATGAtatgaagttttaaatttaattattattaaaataaaattaaaaaaaaaatcaaatatgcaTATATTCATCCACGTTAGTTTTCACCAAAAAATTTAGCTAGTgaacaaataaaattttagagaTAAAAATGTAATTTAGTGTTAAATTTAATGCCTTTTGATGTAGTTTATCATTAATAACGCCGTTTTGCATGTGAAAATAGAGTGACTAGATTTTGATTTCTGCTGAAAAAtatattgaattgaattgatttaatttaaatgatgtttggtttaacttttaaaaaattagttttatatatatatatggcttataaattaatttaaatttataaatatttaaaattttaaacagttatttttttgttaaaatatttaaagaatagtttaaaattatatttattattaaaataattaaatatatatatatattaaataatatttataataaaatatttagttaatttAACTTATGTGTATAATATATAATCACCAAAATAAAAAGTAGGCCTGTCAACTTATTTTTTTTAAGCTTATAAGTAAAaatcattataaataaatatatcaacctatttttaaaatatataaattaatttgattagcTTATAAATTAAAACAAACACCTTTTAATCTTCTTATTTCATaagtattttataaataaattgctTAAACAAAATTGTTCAATTAATAAGgtcaaaataattgaattaatcaAATAAATGAAACTTTATAATCTATGTTGTACTATGTTATTTTGCACCCTTACATACACGTAAGTATGTAAGCCTCATTTTTTTAGCCTTTTATAGTTGGATAAATTACCaatcattttttaatttatatggattttatattttaattatttaatttaaatttactaaaaaaagaataatataaaatttattttgatgaagtattaatttaatattattaaaaaaaaaacttaaaaacttACTATTGTAAGCtaaagaaattatttttaaaataaaattaaaattaaaaaaattaataaattaaaattaaataactgaaatcaaataaatatttaaattgaaaGGCGATTAATACGATTAACCTTTTTATAGTTTCATTCTCACGCACACTACAAAAGACAACTATTTTAATGTCTTCTTTTTTTTGCTATATGTGTTCAATGCTCACAGTCAATGAAGAGTCATGAACTATTTTTAAGGGATCAAAGTCAAATTTAATATGTAattgtacttaatttttttttttatgaagtaataaaatttttttcaccAAGTTACAGAAAAATGTTGGACCCTATCCTAGGAGAGAAAAGTTTTAGGAAATCAGGGACACCAGACTCTCATCTAGAAGTGTCAAGAATTGTTTCTGGTTGTTTAGATTTATTTGAGTTTGCTTAGAAAAATTAGGGTTGAttgttgaaattttttatttatttttagaaaatatgaaattatgcAATTATTGAAATAGTTTCATTGTAATTTAGTGGTTGAAATTTTGGTTTGAATTGGTTGAATGTGTTGAAATGGGAGAGAGGATTTTGAATTCTAACCAATTATTTTTAGTTGATTGGATAAGAAACCTATTGGTTATAAATCAaaccaaatcaatttatatcaatctGACTTTGTCACGATCTAACCtataggccggaccggcactaggacctgggtcggCATAAAGCTCCCGAGGCCGGTAGTAAACTTTACTGTTCTTAAATCACAAccaagcccacaatttaggcccaatatgcatataaaataatttaaattaaattgttataattttatttcaggtcAGCTTAatccagtaattatcagaaactaaaattaggggagctcaGCTCAATCCTGTTACattatttacaaactatttaaaattcacaaaaatttttcatttgttaatacaaaaatttaaattcatgcaatttctgacaggattaatgctactactagtacatgcggagttataaattacaaatttagataataataatacagttaagtaatttttttcataacctgcgaggaaatgaataaattattttaaaaaatgtctcctcctgtagcctgaaaaaatatggtgaacaggagtgagcgttcgactcagagagtaaaatacaaaatttaactgtaatctctatagctatctaaagctattACACTCTGTAGAAtgtaacatcgtcataattttcatacaattcatatcataatagtaaaaaggcaattcggagcactcacacacccaacactgtcaaacaatacatatatgggagctgatcccctatacagccctctttatCCAACATctaccagcgagtgtctctcaagccggactttcgcttagtaaaccaaatgtggggtcccagcgagtgtctctcaagccgtgtctaccccgaatgaccgggtcccagcgagtgtctctcaagccgtgtctacccgtcctgttcatatccaataccatactacacgcacgccacgcacacacactgctccaaattaccacaaacaacatccatggcacttcaacaattatgaatgcaatataaaacgtgcctagtgtttaactacatagatacatatttataagtgatgtatgggtatgcttgaacatataataatatcgaaattataattaaaattaatattttactcacagtacatcgATGACTATTGTGACTGCTGGATGGAggaaaatagctgacatcgatcacctaaataattatattataaatttattaatactaagtcaaaataaaactctaaatagaCAACAGACAAACTAATTcatgctgaaaatccggcagagtttcccttaTATCTAGGACatactcaacctgcaaaaggtttcaaaatacacttctatatccgcCAATCATACAattacaactcaatcacatcataaggcccctcctgggcccacccaaacagtcaacaaccataatttgaaaaattataatttagcctCTATAACTAGCCATtttacaaaaactacccaaatgagctctaaaaattttaaaattttgccctgcggtccttaataatattataaggctactgcaaaagaaattataattttctgatcatccacgaatattttataaatttttttttaaatcggtATTAGCcgaaatgagcaacttggagttcgggtttacctatgctaattCTGACACTTGAAACACGTCCAGAACATCTAAAAATGCTAGAATTGACTATAATATTGGCCACGTTCTGAGACGGGTTGCTGGACAGCCGAATCTAGCTGAAAATGTGGTCTCAACGCCGGTGAGCTATTCTCGATCTGATAGCACCTCaattaagtccaaattttgttaataattatcataaaattatttttaaatttttgataattgAAAAAATTCGAAAATCTCATAAAGCGATATAGACCGTCCGATTATCGcatttttcaaacggtgtccgataGAAGTGAGACCGGTCTTATCTTGAAGATCTcgtcgtcctgagtccatcggtggcctcggatttcTGATCCGGCGATCGGATCGCCAGAAAAGTGGTCGGAAAGCCATTGCCGTCACTTTCTCTCTCTTCGAAACTTGCCGAAAACCTCCATGGAATGGAGCACCGCCTGTAGGGATGGGAAGCCCGTGGTCCTAGGAGTCAAGCGCCACCCTCCACTGGTCGAAACGCCACCAGGAACTGCCGGAATCACGCTTGAAAGGACGTGGCTACCGGCCGCGTTGGGGCCTCCTCTCGCTGCCGTTTGCTGTCCAAGGGATTGCCGGTGCCGCTGGGGATTACTGGAAGCTCACCAGACCTCTGCAGACCGTCGCCCGCCTTTGGGTCGGCCGGAGACGCAGTTaacggagagggagagggagagagacggGAGGAAGAGATAGAGACGAGAGGGAGGGGCTTACtgcgttttttttttattattatcttttaattacATAGCTAGTCCCTAAAGTTTCATGAGTTATTCACTTAAgtccaaatttttaattttttgaagttTTAgctttcaatttaaaacaataataataatatatgaaaAACAAAATGATACCTATTTAACAAAAAATACCattgtgaaaatattaatttaaatttataaataaaatatcaatagattATCAggtcaataaaataaaaaaaaatatatttatttaaaaaattgggTTGTTACATGTTCCCATATAATGTATTTTAGTTATTTGATTTTTTTCAGTTTGATTCAAAATCGAAGTATAACTTATAATtcttgataaatttcataaaatgaaTTACAAtttactttataatttttttattattttctcacTTTGATTAACAGAAAATTCATTGACTTTAATTAAAAGGCTATATCATTAACAGAATCAAAATTAtgagattaaattatttaaaattaaaaataaaaaaattaatattgattTTTTACTAACCTTTAAGAGTTTAATTGTAATAcaccttttttttattaataacggaGATTATGGATAATTGcgttaat comes from the Hevea brasiliensis isolate MT/VB/25A 57/8 chromosome 5, ASM3005281v1, whole genome shotgun sequence genome and includes:
- the LOC110661878 gene encoding uncharacterized protein LOC110661878 isoform X1, with the protein product MAVGRRERGVEELYNATEVIGEPKITSVLRGSFRMQGPVEETEEDIEKNMLPSQSEKRLGKRSMRRKVRTRVESGTCNVCSTPCSSCMHLKLACMGSKGNGFSDETFHETATSQNSINEDDLFPFKNRAYDSLQHTTSEASNLLSVNSSHDSLSENVESKASINCTDMVDASVESEMLPKLSFGGTVVVDQLFPKPQSILDQITPSNKNEYPKVLEGHDDNISCVSRANDASITVIHHNRNVDRKNLSCSSALVGSLGSEGTEKAPISPESELLETPSNDAYAGNSSLNVQSRCLSTSNGTELEEDRKLGTSMVSSQLAEGTGKALILPKSELLGTPSNDAYAGSSSQKVQSRCLSSTADGRDFEEDTKFDSSKVSSQLLEGTGKALIFPKAELLEIPSNDVYAGSSSLKVQSRCLSSTTNGTQLEEDTKFDTSKVSSKVCTKVEEGTKKDRGDRMNEGFKCANQVEENEKSNESVELTDMREPGLQSVSRDESDESEIEEHDVKVCDICGDAGREDLLAICSKCSDGAEHTYCMREMLQKVPEGDWLCEECKLAEETENQKQGSDSEGKRMNKASAHSSGKRHVETMEVASASKRQAIETTFGSPKSSSPSRPAALLRDSSFKGLDKGKVNPAQQTSFVNHSSIDTPETARSSIVPRIQTPKGTLLKSNSFNTFSKSKVKLVDEVPQKQKGSRENRSLDIKEGTARMISKSMSFRSVSSVRSNATDSKVKMLSSKFSQAQDIKALKQVKEQSAFESKSSSKLGRPMGVSVTNSSNISVPKVSQKLTPHGDSVMVSTTSNNKESNASQSDGKLGSLSRSTSSIARKGAEIPVTSVRSLPANGISSAFVEQKLNQVSPKDEPSSSSSGTAERPYHNMDENLQDGLSRSRESSNQSEKTRESSVSRSRPAITAGPKNITCQKCKEIGHATDCCTVVSPRASVVDTSAARTVREDMSKGSKLKAAIEAAMLKKPGIFKKKKESDQSDGLSSLNVDVTFEIAPHDQFSVSNKIRNMISDEGTEEGQANIGICSSENYKEANINNEKQLNVHSTDAVSPFKAMVLDSTIPSLGKPIHALGATPLFSKMLIIPQHEYIWQGAFEVCRGGKLLNLYGGIQAHLSTCASPKVLEVANQFPQKITMDEVPRLSMWPRQFHDNGSKEDNIALYFFAKDLESYEKSYKNLLDNMIKRDLALKGYFDGVEFLIFPSTQLLENSQRWNTLFFLWGVFRGNRSSCSDSFNKLVIPGSNVVPWDMNSPDKPLTSLNGDLDNKASQTNSEEQDGRLDSNSLSTNAASSAFFCSETRCTSPSKEPATLPECRVDTEHKPSTQATGISTGSKSREETQSHVDASCVRENSSSFKVFQVGDKGEDVRESVVEEKMVDRMDTHRDEVKVERNLNENSLMMDAEASSGRDLNKGLDWQSNSRKRSYLDLSETAPRTSSSTGQKMPWDTVDGESIKKLKTGFCELYGCSSAREGNSLSDGFASQICDLGSSSSIEERSCDKAADEKVILEDIGTTERYFFPVDSRRVKDFRLGDNSMPWKEYSSNDEDQFHDEVPNLELALGAEAKTPNKGILPFFVGMVEKNNSQKKTPDNVTDKEEEDGVSASLSLSLSFPFPDEEQTVKPVSKTEQLLPERHNVNTSLLLFGGFSDK